A single window of Halobacillus naozhouensis DNA harbors:
- the mltG gene encoding endolytic transglycosylase MltG — MSDSNFKKKYKDRIKKRSEEASTVRKIVSIVLTTIIIVLLVGGVSGYFYINNALQPVDPDDETQKNIKIPLGSSTSQIAQILEENNVINNALIFRFYTKFKNETGFQAGTYQFTSAMTIDQIIESLKTGKVRKDPVFSVTIPEGYTLEQIAESYAKELKFTKEEFMAKVNDREYVNQLIEQHPALLDDVILKQEIRYPLEGYLFASTYAFYVEDPSIEQIVEKMIKRTEKVVLPYRDAFAKRKMTLHEGITMASLLENEARTAENRKKIAGVFYNRIEKEMKLQTDPTVLYALGEHKDRVLYEDLEVESPYNTYHVKELPVGPISSFHKNAIEAAANPIESDYLYFLADDEGNIYYSKTLEEHNKLKEEHIS, encoded by the coding sequence TTGTCTGATTCAAATTTTAAGAAGAAATATAAAGACCGCATAAAAAAGAGAAGTGAAGAAGCAAGCACAGTTCGTAAAATTGTTTCGATTGTTTTAACCACAATTATCATCGTTCTTCTAGTTGGGGGCGTGTCAGGATATTTTTATATCAACAATGCACTGCAGCCTGTAGATCCAGATGACGAAACACAGAAGAATATTAAAATACCACTGGGGTCTTCAACTTCGCAAATTGCTCAAATATTAGAAGAAAATAATGTGATTAATAATGCTCTTATTTTCAGGTTTTACACAAAGTTTAAAAATGAGACAGGCTTTCAAGCAGGGACGTATCAATTTACTTCTGCGATGACAATTGATCAAATTATTGAATCATTAAAAACAGGGAAAGTCAGGAAAGACCCAGTATTTAGTGTTACGATTCCGGAAGGCTATACATTGGAGCAAATAGCTGAATCCTATGCCAAAGAGTTGAAGTTTACAAAAGAAGAGTTTATGGCGAAAGTGAACGACCGGGAGTATGTAAACCAACTCATCGAACAACATCCTGCTTTGCTGGATGATGTCATTTTAAAACAGGAAATCCGATATCCTCTAGAAGGCTACTTGTTTGCTTCAACCTATGCCTTTTATGTTGAGGATCCAAGTATCGAACAAATTGTTGAAAAAATGATCAAACGGACTGAGAAAGTTGTTCTGCCTTATCGTGATGCTTTTGCTAAGCGAAAAATGACGCTCCATGAAGGAATTACGATGGCTTCATTACTTGAAAATGAGGCTCGAACAGCGGAGAACAGAAAGAAAATTGCAGGTGTTTTTTATAATCGAATCGAAAAAGAGATGAAACTGCAGACGGATCCAACAGTTCTTTATGCACTTGGTGAGCATAAAGATCGTGTGCTTTATGAGGATCTCGAAGTAGAATCACCTTACAACACCTATCATGTTAAAGAGTTACCAGTAGGACCTATTTCAAGCTTCCACAAAAATGCCATTGAAGCGGCAGCTAACCCGATTGAGTCCGATTACCTATACTTCCTGGCAGATGATGAAGGCAATATTTATTACTCAAAAACACTTGAGGAACACAACAAGTTAAAAGAAGAACACATTTCATAA
- a CDS encoding DUF1292 domain-containing protein produces MALEKEERIIIPDENGEEHLFEVLFTFDVEQTEQSYIAVVPAEQKEGDEVEVFAFRYEEKGNEEDDLALYQIESDEEWEMVEEMLNTLADEDLT; encoded by the coding sequence ATGGCATTAGAAAAAGAAGAGCGAATTATCATCCCGGATGAAAACGGAGAAGAACATTTATTTGAAGTATTGTTTACATTTGACGTAGAGCAAACGGAGCAATCCTATATAGCAGTCGTACCGGCAGAGCAAAAAGAAGGAGACGAAGTCGAAGTATTTGCTTTCCGATATGAAGAGAAAGGAAATGAAGAAGACGACTTAGCTCTTTATCAAATCGAATCAGACGAAGAGTGGGAAATGGTAGAGGAAATGTTAAACACGCTCGCAGATGAAGATTTAACGTAA
- the ruvX gene encoding Holliday junction resolvase RuvX: MKKIGLDVGEKTIGVAISDALGWTAQGLTTLKWDERNYTTAKEPLKTLIDENNITEAVVGLPKNMDGTIGPRGEASQQFAKWLEKHYKLVVHLWDERLTTMAAERVLLEADVSRAKRKKVIDKMAAVIILQSYLDSQQ, encoded by the coding sequence ATGAAAAAAATTGGATTAGATGTAGGGGAGAAAACGATTGGTGTTGCTATCTCAGATGCACTGGGATGGACAGCCCAAGGCCTTACCACATTGAAATGGGATGAACGAAATTATACGACAGCTAAGGAGCCTCTGAAAACGCTGATAGATGAGAATAATATTACAGAAGCTGTTGTAGGTCTTCCTAAAAATATGGATGGCACGATCGGTCCCCGAGGCGAAGCCAGCCAGCAATTTGCAAAATGGCTGGAGAAACATTATAAGCTGGTCGTTCATCTATGGGATGAACGGCTGACTACCATGGCTGCAGAGCGTGTTTTGCTCGAAGCAGATGTCAGCCGTGCAAAAAGGAAGAAAGTCATTGATAAGATGGCTGCAGTGATCATTCTGCAAAGTTATTTAGATTCACAACAATAA
- a CDS encoding IreB family regulatory phosphoprotein: MSSMDKTMRFNFSEEPFEEDVRSVLLSVHNSLQEKGYNPINQIVGYLLSGDPAYIPRHQDARNLIRKMERDELIEELVKFYLEKNNGDA; the protein is encoded by the coding sequence ATGAGTTCAATGGACAAGACGATGCGCTTTAATTTCTCAGAAGAACCATTTGAAGAGGATGTCCGGTCCGTGTTATTATCTGTACACAATTCCTTGCAGGAGAAGGGCTATAATCCAATCAACCAGATTGTAGGGTATTTGCTCTCGGGTGACCCGGCTTACATTCCACGCCATCAGGATGCAAGAAATCTAATACGCAAAATGGAGCGGGACGAGCTTATTGAAGAATTAGTCAAATTTTATCTGGAAAAGAATAATGGAGATGCTTAA
- the alaS gene encoding alanine--tRNA ligase yields MKSLTSAEVRQMFLDFFKEKGHSVEPSASLVPHEDPSLLWINSGVATLKKYFDGRVIPENPRIVNVQKSIRTNDIENVGFTARHHTFFEMLGNFSIGDYFKEEAMAWGWEFLTSPDWIGFDPEKLSVTVHPEDDEAYSLWKDQIGVEEERIIRLEENFWDIGEGPSGPNTEVFYDRGEAYGDDPADPELYPGGENERYLEIWNLVFSQFNHNPDDTYTPLPKKNIDTGMGLERMVSVIQDTPTNFETDLFMPIIEATEAISGYEYGKDVAHDSAFKVIADHMRTVTFAVSDGALPSNEGRGYVLRRLLRRAVRFAKQIGIDQPFMYRLVPEVAKIMHDFYPEVQQKQEFIQNVIRTEEERFHETLNDGLAILSTIMKQETEKGSNIFPGSEVFRLYDTYGFPKELTEEYIAEAGFTIDEEGYQTEMAKQRERARNARQKSDSMQVQAGVLGEVHVASEFIGYDQLSIETKVVELIKGEDFASEAGEGDRVYFFLENTPFYAESGGQIADKGTVKAGEALLEVTTVQKAPNGQNMHEAFVKHGTVRKGELVLAEVDQKQRTFIVKNHTATHLLHQALKDVLGEHVNQAGSLVATDRLRFDFSHFGSVTDKEIEQIEAIVNERIWQSIPVSVAYTSLQEAKEKGAMALFGEKYGSEVRLVEIGDYSLELCGGCHVNNTAEIGLFKIVTESGIGAGTRRMEAVTAKAAYQYMNNKESLLKETGSLLKTKIETVPDRIQALHQEIKQLQRENESLSTKISNIEAASILDEIEEVEGVNVLAKQVDVKDMNALRAMVDDLKQNIGSGIILLATPNGEKVQLIAGVSKDLIEKGYHAGHLIKQAAAICGGGGGGRPDMAQAGGKNAAKIPEALKYAKEYASNNN; encoded by the coding sequence ATGAAATCGTTGACTTCGGCTGAAGTACGCCAAATGTTTTTAGACTTTTTTAAAGAAAAAGGACACAGTGTCGAACCGAGTGCCTCACTCGTTCCACACGAAGACCCATCTCTATTATGGATTAATAGTGGTGTAGCTACCTTAAAGAAATACTTTGATGGTAGGGTTATCCCAGAGAATCCGAGAATTGTAAATGTGCAAAAGTCGATCCGTACTAATGATATTGAAAATGTAGGTTTCACGGCTCGTCACCATACATTTTTTGAAATGCTCGGAAACTTCTCAATCGGCGACTATTTTAAGGAAGAAGCCATGGCCTGGGGATGGGAATTTCTTACGAGCCCAGACTGGATCGGTTTTGATCCTGAAAAACTTTCCGTTACTGTTCATCCTGAAGACGATGAGGCCTACTCCCTTTGGAAAGATCAGATTGGGGTAGAAGAAGAAAGGATCATCCGGTTAGAAGAGAACTTTTGGGACATTGGCGAAGGTCCAAGCGGTCCCAACACGGAGGTTTTCTATGATCGTGGTGAAGCGTATGGAGATGATCCAGCTGATCCAGAATTATATCCTGGAGGAGAAAATGAGCGTTATCTGGAAATATGGAACCTTGTATTCTCCCAATTTAATCACAATCCTGATGATACGTACACACCGCTTCCAAAAAAGAACATTGATACAGGAATGGGGCTCGAGCGGATGGTTAGCGTTATTCAGGACACGCCAACCAACTTTGAAACGGATTTGTTTATGCCAATCATTGAAGCAACAGAAGCCATCTCGGGTTATGAGTATGGAAAAGATGTTGCACATGATTCGGCGTTCAAAGTAATTGCTGACCATATGCGCACGGTTACATTTGCTGTTAGTGATGGAGCGTTGCCCTCTAATGAAGGACGTGGGTATGTCCTTCGCCGATTATTGCGGAGGGCTGTTCGATTTGCAAAACAGATTGGAATTGACCAGCCATTTATGTACAGGCTCGTTCCTGAAGTAGCAAAAATCATGCATGACTTTTATCCAGAGGTGCAACAAAAGCAAGAATTTATCCAGAATGTAATTCGTACGGAAGAAGAACGCTTCCATGAAACATTAAACGATGGCCTGGCCATTCTTTCTACGATTATGAAACAGGAGACAGAGAAAGGCAGCAACATCTTCCCTGGTTCAGAAGTTTTTCGTCTTTATGACACATATGGATTTCCGAAGGAGCTCACGGAGGAGTATATTGCCGAGGCTGGATTTACAATAGACGAAGAAGGGTATCAGACAGAAATGGCGAAACAAAGAGAACGTGCTCGTAATGCACGACAGAAGTCTGATAGTATGCAAGTCCAGGCAGGAGTCCTTGGAGAGGTTCATGTGGCAAGTGAATTTATTGGTTATGATCAGCTTTCCATCGAAACGAAGGTGGTTGAACTGATCAAAGGAGAAGACTTTGCTTCAGAAGCAGGCGAGGGAGATAGAGTCTATTTCTTCTTGGAGAACACACCTTTTTATGCTGAAAGCGGCGGGCAGATTGCAGATAAGGGCACGGTTAAAGCGGGTGAAGCCTTGCTTGAAGTGACCACTGTTCAAAAAGCTCCAAACGGGCAAAATATGCATGAGGCTTTTGTAAAACACGGAACGGTCAGAAAGGGTGAGCTTGTTTTAGCAGAAGTCGATCAAAAACAAAGGACCTTTATCGTTAAGAATCATACGGCTACACACCTGCTTCACCAGGCATTGAAAGATGTATTAGGCGAGCATGTCAATCAGGCTGGCTCACTTGTAGCAACAGATCGTCTTCGCTTTGATTTCTCCCATTTTGGGTCTGTAACAGATAAAGAAATAGAACAGATTGAAGCCATTGTGAATGAAAGAATATGGCAATCGATTCCTGTTTCCGTTGCCTATACTTCTTTACAAGAAGCGAAGGAAAAAGGAGCAATGGCTTTATTTGGGGAAAAATATGGTTCAGAAGTTCGGCTCGTTGAGATAGGAGATTATAGTCTCGAACTTTGTGGAGGCTGTCATGTAAATAATACGGCCGAAATTGGGTTATTTAAGATTGTTACTGAATCAGGTATAGGCGCAGGAACGAGAAGAATGGAGGCTGTAACAGCTAAAGCTGCCTATCAATACATGAATAACAAAGAATCTCTTCTAAAAGAGACAGGTTCTTTATTGAAGACGAAGATTGAGACGGTCCCTGATCGCATTCAGGCCCTGCATCAAGAAATTAAGCAGCTTCAAAGAGAAAATGAATCACTATCCACTAAAATCTCTAATATAGAAGCTGCTTCTATCCTTGATGAGATCGAAGAAGTAGAGGGTGTGAATGTTTTAGCTAAACAAGTAGACGTTAAGGATATGAATGCGCTCCGGGCAATGGTTGATGATTTAAAACAAAACATTGGCTCCGGGATAATCCTGCTGGCAACACCTAATGGAGAAAAAGTTCAGCTTATTGCAGGAGTTTCCAAGGATTTAATCGAAAAAGGATATCATGCAGGTCATCTAATTAAACAAGCTGCAGCCATCTGCGGTGGTGGGGGTGGCGGCCGTCCAGACATGGCACAAGCCGGAGGAAAGAATGCTGCAAAGATCCCTGAAGCCCTGAAATATGCCAAAGAATACGCAAGCAATAACAACTAG
- a CDS encoding AI-2E family transporter, translating into MSERAVKWISRSVIGFVVLLFMLILAWLYPYYDHVVLMILRILLPFILAIVLSLLLHPVVQFLEGLGLSRGLSILLIFAVFFSITGFSLYRGYPHLLEQLKALSVQLPNLMEAYQNWTSEFYAQTERFPDGIHEHLDEHFSDFEAWLSEWLMSAVTALSGVFNVIILLAVIPVMTFYFLKDHSLIFHSLLRLLPEKWHNEAKHLSGKLSHSLGGYIRGQLLISLFVGFFATVGFWLAGLPYPLVLGVVAGITNIIPYFGPLLGAIPALIVAVTISVKTLIIALIAIFVIQIMEGNLLSPYIMGKSIHIHPLLIILALLAGGELAGVVGMIAAVPVLTCLKVVVEEISHSSVRVDR; encoded by the coding sequence ATGAGCGAGAGAGCCGTTAAATGGATCAGTCGTAGTGTCATAGGCTTCGTAGTGTTACTGTTCATGCTTATTTTAGCTTGGCTGTATCCCTATTATGACCATGTAGTACTGATGATCCTGCGAATTCTTTTACCCTTTATACTCGCAATAGTGTTATCTTTATTGCTCCATCCAGTTGTTCAATTTTTAGAGGGGCTTGGTTTATCGCGGGGGCTATCGATCCTGCTTATCTTTGCTGTCTTTTTTTCAATCACTGGTTTCTCCCTTTATCGTGGTTACCCGCACTTATTGGAACAGTTGAAAGCTTTAAGTGTTCAACTACCGAATTTAATGGAAGCCTATCAAAACTGGACAAGCGAATTTTATGCACAGACAGAACGTTTTCCGGATGGCATTCATGAACATCTGGATGAGCACTTTTCTGACTTTGAAGCATGGCTTAGTGAATGGCTGATGTCAGCAGTTACTGCTTTAAGCGGAGTATTTAACGTGATTATATTATTGGCTGTAATTCCAGTGATGACGTTCTACTTCTTAAAGGACCATTCACTAATCTTTCATTCTCTGCTGCGTCTGCTCCCGGAAAAATGGCATAACGAAGCCAAACATCTAAGCGGTAAACTTAGTCATTCACTGGGGGGCTACATTAGAGGACAATTACTTATCAGCTTATTTGTCGGCTTTTTTGCGACGGTTGGTTTTTGGCTCGCCGGGCTGCCTTATCCGCTCGTATTGGGAGTAGTGGCTGGGATTACTAATATTATCCCCTACTTTGGACCATTGCTTGGGGCGATTCCAGCTTTAATCGTGGCGGTTACGATTTCTGTAAAAACACTTATTATAGCACTCATTGCTATTTTTGTGATTCAGATCATGGAAGGAAACTTGTTATCTCCTTATATTATGGGAAAAAGTATTCACATCCATCCACTATTAATTATACTAGCTCTACTGGCGGGCGGTGAGCTTGCCGGTGTGGTAGGTATGATCGCCGCTGTTCCGGTCCTTACTTGTTTAAAAGTGGTGGTTGAGGAGATCAGCCATTCGTCCGTGCGCGTTGACAGATAA
- a CDS encoding TIM barrel protein — MTHELGFSGSTIMSNPNQFARLFNARFKHVEIGEFPTYIDFESFLQLSREKGYRYGIHSPLIRGESKYDLLDFISFEPEQARLQFEDEVRTLSQLGAAYVLVHFPFIKDSSSQDIIERVKEGLSFLNRLQENYKILIVCEPKLGPSMSPHNIEILHDFPKQLWEAYGLSLCIDIGDYLLAVGEEWPVYLKQLQPFIKVVHLHNILIEGAKYIWVPPHPALEESNEYFRIKPIVEYLARGQAKYFIFEHTPHSNPSDQFVNESISWIESLLHV; from the coding sequence GTGACCCATGAATTAGGTTTTTCAGGCAGTACGATTATGTCAAATCCAAATCAGTTCGCACGTTTATTTAACGCTCGGTTTAAACACGTAGAAATAGGAGAATTTCCAACCTATATAGACTTTGAATCATTCTTGCAACTGTCCAGGGAAAAGGGATATCGCTATGGCATCCACTCTCCGCTTATACGTGGGGAGAGTAAATATGATCTGCTCGACTTCATATCTTTTGAACCTGAACAGGCTAGACTGCAGTTTGAGGATGAAGTCCGTACATTATCCCAGTTAGGTGCTGCTTATGTGCTTGTTCACTTCCCTTTTATAAAGGATAGCAGCAGCCAGGATATAATAGAGAGAGTGAAGGAGGGTTTGAGTTTTCTCAACAGATTGCAGGAAAACTATAAGATTCTCATTGTTTGTGAGCCTAAACTTGGGCCTTCCATGTCTCCTCATAATATAGAAATTCTTCATGATTTCCCTAAGCAATTATGGGAAGCATATGGCTTATCGCTTTGCATTGATATTGGCGACTATTTATTAGCAGTTGGAGAAGAGTGGCCTGTATACCTTAAGCAGCTGCAGCCGTTTATTAAAGTAGTCCACTTACATAATATTTTAATTGAAGGAGCAAAGTATATTTGGGTGCCGCCACATCCTGCTTTAGAGGAATCAAACGAGTATTTCAGAATCAAGCCAATCGTCGAATACTTGGCCCGTGGGCAGGCTAAATATTTCATATTCGAACATACTCCACATTCAAATCCTTCCGATCAATTTGTAAATGAATCGATAAGCTGGATAGAAAGCCTTCTTCATGTATGA
- the recD2 gene encoding SF1B family DNA helicase RecD2, translating to MAERTLFSETSEERPYIKGELGRMIFHKESEHFSIASIIVQETNEDFDERSVVIKGHFPPLEDGETYIFHGVFLEHKKFGRQYQVEFYQRVLPETKDGLVVYLSSDLFHGIGKKTAERVVDQLGEQAISAILEDPDVLKKVPKLPKEKRETLYNTLKEHQGFEHVMIHLNQYGFGLKLSQKIYEAFKDQTLAIIEEDPYQLVFKVDGFGFHRADEMAKVQKLPLDHPTRLRAACLYILQQSLSAGHVYLPTASCLSQVENLLNSSSGEKSITFDQLSEQVIRLAEDRYVFIEEDRVYLPSLFHAENGFCHQLERIMEQELETEHTQAELLKIVGDMEEEESISYGEDQFAAIEKALQSKVMILTGGPGTGKTTVIKGIIKAYSTLYDLSTDKGDYDQGEPFPFILAAPTGRAAKRMTESTGLPASTIHRLLVWDGHDSFDKNQNNQLEGKLLIIDEFSMVDMWLANQLFRAIPSDMQVLIVGDEDQLPSVGPGQVLADLLASNQLPSVQLSEVYRQKEGSKIIQLAHEIKNDQCTRQSLTKEHDFNFINAREHQLKDLVTNIVKKALDKGIELREVQVLAPMYRTDVGIHKLNEEIQRVVNPKSKQKRDLTFKDLTYRKGDKVIQLVNQPEDGVYNGDIGEIAAIFRAEENVDQVEQVVVDYDGKEVVYPKKNLNNIMHAYCTSIHKSQGSEFSIVILPVVRSYRRMLRKNLLYTAITRSKHSLIICGDTNAFLEGVQTTDTNLRYTHLVEKLQNETVNELNEEEEELSPYDFM from the coding sequence ATGGCTGAACGAACGCTATTTTCTGAGACAAGTGAAGAACGCCCATATATAAAAGGAGAACTGGGCCGGATGATTTTTCATAAGGAGTCGGAGCACTTTTCAATTGCTTCCATAATCGTGCAGGAAACGAACGAAGACTTCGATGAAAGAAGCGTAGTGATTAAAGGTCATTTTCCTCCTCTCGAAGATGGGGAAACTTATATTTTTCATGGTGTTTTCCTGGAGCATAAAAAGTTCGGACGTCAATACCAGGTCGAATTCTATCAACGGGTACTTCCGGAAACTAAGGATGGATTGGTTGTTTATTTATCGAGCGATCTTTTTCACGGCATTGGCAAAAAAACGGCCGAACGGGTGGTTGATCAATTAGGTGAGCAAGCTATTTCCGCAATTTTGGAAGATCCAGACGTTTTGAAAAAGGTTCCCAAACTTCCGAAAGAAAAACGTGAAACGCTTTACAATACGTTAAAGGAACATCAAGGATTTGAACATGTAATGATCCACCTGAATCAGTATGGCTTCGGTCTTAAGCTTTCACAGAAGATTTATGAAGCATTTAAAGATCAAACACTTGCCATTATTGAGGAGGATCCTTATCAACTGGTGTTCAAGGTGGATGGCTTTGGCTTTCACCGTGCGGATGAAATGGCAAAAGTCCAGAAATTACCGCTTGATCATCCAACAAGACTGCGAGCAGCATGTTTATATATCTTGCAACAGAGCCTATCGGCTGGCCATGTATATTTGCCGACAGCGTCCTGTTTATCTCAAGTGGAAAACCTTCTTAATAGCAGCAGTGGGGAGAAATCGATTACTTTCGATCAATTATCCGAACAAGTTATTCGCCTGGCAGAAGACCGGTATGTCTTTATCGAAGAAGACCGTGTTTACTTGCCATCCCTTTTTCATGCAGAAAATGGCTTCTGCCACCAGCTTGAAAGAATCATGGAGCAAGAACTCGAAACGGAGCATACTCAGGCAGAGCTGTTAAAGATTGTTGGCGATATGGAAGAAGAAGAGTCGATTAGTTATGGTGAAGACCAGTTTGCGGCAATCGAGAAAGCACTGCAATCGAAAGTTATGATTCTGACAGGAGGTCCGGGGACTGGTAAGACCACAGTGATTAAAGGCATTATTAAGGCATATTCAACACTTTATGACCTGTCTACCGACAAAGGTGATTACGATCAGGGAGAGCCTTTTCCCTTTATACTTGCTGCCCCGACCGGTCGTGCCGCCAAGCGTATGACAGAGTCAACCGGCCTGCCAGCCAGCACGATCCATCGATTGCTCGTCTGGGATGGGCATGACAGTTTTGATAAAAATCAAAACAACCAACTTGAAGGGAAGCTATTAATTATTGATGAATTCTCGATGGTTGATATGTGGCTTGCCAACCAATTGTTCCGCGCCATTCCCTCTGATATGCAAGTCTTGATCGTCGGGGATGAGGACCAGCTGCCATCTGTCGGCCCAGGTCAAGTATTGGCAGATTTATTAGCGTCCAACCAGCTTCCTTCTGTTCAACTATCAGAGGTGTACAGACAGAAAGAAGGATCAAAAATAATTCAGCTTGCCCACGAAATTAAAAATGACCAGTGTACCAGACAGTCGCTGACGAAAGAGCATGATTTTAATTTTATAAATGCGCGGGAGCATCAGCTGAAAGATTTGGTTACGAATATTGTCAAGAAGGCCTTGGATAAAGGAATAGAATTACGAGAGGTGCAAGTCCTGGCCCCGATGTATCGAACAGATGTCGGCATTCATAAATTGAATGAAGAGATCCAGCGTGTTGTAAATCCAAAAAGTAAGCAAAAGCGTGATCTGACGTTTAAAGATCTGACTTACCGGAAAGGCGACAAGGTGATCCAGCTTGTCAATCAGCCGGAAGATGGTGTTTATAATGGCGATATAGGAGAAATTGCAGCTATTTTCCGAGCAGAAGAAAACGTGGATCAAGTGGAGCAGGTCGTCGTCGATTATGATGGTAAAGAAGTCGTCTATCCAAAAAAAAACCTTAATAACATCATGCATGCCTATTGCACGTCCATTCATAAATCGCAGGGAAGCGAATTTTCTATTGTGATTTTGCCCGTTGTACGCAGCTATCGCAGAATGCTCAGGAAAAATCTGTTGTACACGGCAATAACGAGATCGAAGCATTCTCTTATTATATGCGGGGACACAAATGCTTTCCTCGAAGGTGTGCAGACGACTGATACAAATTTAAGGTATACTCACTTAGTAGAAAAACTGCAGAACGAAACGGTTAATGAGTTGAATGAGGAAGAAGAGGAACTTTCCCCTTATGATTTTATGTAA
- a CDS encoding tetratricopeptide repeat protein, with product MDKMTKAIELMQNHKLEEAAKLFTEAIDENPKDPIGYINFGNLLVHLNEFERAERFFNRAIELDDEAGTAYYGLGNVYYEQESYTKAQKQYLMAIEKGLDEADVHFMMGMTFIHQEYVKLALPYLLRAVELNPEDVDIQFQYGLCLAQNGQIEAAEQTMNRVLQLEDQHSDAYYNLGVVALHKEDAESALAYFNKALGINKEHMLASHAKAQVEQALGED from the coding sequence ATGGATAAAATGACGAAAGCGATTGAACTCATGCAGAATCATAAGCTGGAAGAGGCGGCTAAGTTATTTACGGAAGCTATTGATGAAAATCCGAAAGATCCAATTGGATATATTAATTTTGGTAATTTACTTGTGCATTTAAATGAATTCGAACGGGCAGAGCGCTTCTTTAACAGAGCCATTGAACTAGATGACGAAGCTGGAACAGCCTATTATGGACTAGGCAATGTGTATTATGAACAGGAATCCTATACGAAAGCCCAGAAGCAATATTTAATGGCGATAGAAAAGGGATTAGATGAAGCTGATGTTCACTTTATGATGGGAATGACATTTATCCATCAGGAGTATGTTAAGCTGGCCCTCCCCTATTTACTAAGAGCGGTAGAACTGAATCCCGAGGATGTAGATATTCAATTCCAATATGGTCTCTGTTTAGCACAAAATGGTCAAATTGAAGCGGCTGAACAGACGATGAATCGTGTGCTACAATTAGAGGATCAGCACAGTGATGCCTACTATAATTTGGGAGTAGTTGCCTTACATAAGGAGGACGCTGAATCAGCTCTTGCCTACTTCAATAAAGCGCTCGGAATTAATAAGGAGCATATGCTGGCGTCCCATGCTAAGGCACAAGTTGAACAAGCACTTGGTGAAGATTAA
- the mnmA gene encoding tRNA 2-thiouridine(34) synthase MnmA, giving the protein MKEVKDTRVVVGMSGGVDSSVAALLLKQQGYDVVGIFMKNWDDTDENGVCTATEDYEDVIRVCNQLDIPYYAVNFEKQYWDKVFTYFLDEYKAGRTPNPDVMCNKEIKFKAFLDHALALGADYLATGHYAQVREVNGSFEMLRGVDNNKDQTYFLNQLSQDVLAKVMFPLGHMEKKQVRVIAEENDLATAKKKDSTGICFIGERNFKDFLSEYLPAQPGTMQTLEGEVKGKHDGLMYYTLGQRQGLGIGGPGEPWFVVGKNVNDNVLYVGQGYHHEALYSDGLIATDANWTSGEAPAESMECTAKFRYRQDDSTVTVTPLENGKWKIDFHEPERAVTPGQAVVFYNGEVCLGGATIDEIMKENKTLSYVG; this is encoded by the coding sequence ATGAAAGAAGTAAAAGATACACGGGTAGTTGTAGGGATGAGCGGGGGAGTTGATTCCTCTGTAGCGGCCCTGCTGCTTAAGCAGCAAGGTTATGATGTTGTCGGTATCTTTATGAAAAACTGGGACGATACGGATGAGAACGGGGTATGTACGGCCACTGAGGATTATGAAGATGTGATACGTGTCTGTAATCAATTGGATATTCCTTACTATGCTGTTAACTTTGAGAAACAGTATTGGGATAAAGTATTCACTTATTTTCTCGATGAGTATAAAGCAGGACGAACTCCCAACCCTGATGTGATGTGTAATAAAGAGATAAAATTCAAAGCGTTTCTCGACCATGCCTTAGCGCTTGGGGCTGATTATCTAGCGACAGGGCACTATGCTCAAGTACGTGAAGTGAATGGATCTTTCGAAATGCTGCGAGGCGTGGATAACAATAAAGATCAAACGTATTTCTTGAATCAGCTTTCCCAGGACGTATTGGCTAAAGTCATGTTCCCGCTTGGTCATATGGAGAAAAAACAAGTGAGGGTAATTGCGGAAGAAAATGATCTTGCGACAGCGAAGAAAAAAGATTCTACAGGGATTTGCTTTATCGGGGAGCGTAATTTTAAGGACTTTTTAAGTGAATATTTACCTGCCCAGCCAGGCACTATGCAAACACTTGAAGGTGAAGTGAAAGGAAAGCATGACGGGCTTATGTATTACACATTAGGACAAAGACAGGGACTCGGGATCGGCGGCCCGGGTGAACCCTGGTTTGTTGTCGGTAAAAACGTGAATGATAATGTTTTATATGTAGGGCAAGGATATCATCATGAAGCATTATATTCAGACGGACTGATCGCAACAGATGCCAACTGGACAAGTGGTGAAGCACCAGCAGAAAGTATGGAATGTACTGCTAAGTTCCGTTATAGACAGGACGACAGTACGGTGACAGTTACCCCGCTTGAGAATGGAAAATGGAAGATCGACTTCCATGAACCTGAGCGTGCTGTTACACCAGGGCAGGCGGTAGTTTTTTATAATGGTGAAGTGTGCCTTGGCGGTGCGACGATTGATGAAATTATGAAAGAAAACAAAACATTGTCTTATGTCGGTTAA